A portion of the Juglans microcarpa x Juglans regia isolate MS1-56 chromosome 1D, Jm3101_v1.0, whole genome shotgun sequence genome contains these proteins:
- the LOC121264526 gene encoding protein IQ-DOMAIN 1-like, producing MEKKGSWFYAVKAALCSHPKDKKEKKTHKPKKSCFGKLKKRAPVSSSEETALTIPAPPLAIPTSPPVEDVKLTETEHEQNKHAYSVAIATAVAAEAAVAAAQAAAEVVRLTSVTCSSGRLEEVAAIKIQTAFRGYLARRALQALRGLVRLKSLIQGQSVKHQAATTLKYMQTLAHVQFQIRTRRTRISEENQALQRQLQQKSEKELEKLRNSMVEDWDDSTQSKEQVEAKLQSRQEAAIRRERSLAYAFSHQRILANSSKSANSTFMDLNNPHWGWGWLERWMAARPWESQSTMDHSDLVSVKSAASRVISVGEITKAYSRRYLSQDNKPSPTGQKSSRPHSRQSTSTPPSMAPSLSSVTGRRKLQSPKGSGWSGDDDMRSMLSVQSDRCRRHSIGGSSLRDDESLTSSPAVPSYMAPTQSAKARSRLPSPLGSEKNGTPEKGSASSVKKRLSFSASPGGPRMHSSPPGKVHSTPVKDIGAASGDNVNNDGSR from the exons ATGGAGAAGAAAGGGAGCTGGTTTTATGCGGTGAAGGCAGCTCTCTGTTCTCATCCCAAAGACAAGAAAGAGAAG AAAACCCATAAACCAAagaaaagttgttttgggaAGCTCAAGAAACGGGCTCCAGTTTCTTCATCCGAAGAAACTGCATTGACTATTCCCGCTCCTCCTCTTGCCATTCCTACTTCTCCTCCCGTTGAAGATGTGAAGTTAACAGAAACTGAGCATGAACAGAATAAGCATGCATATTCGGTGGCGATTGCCACTGCTGTGGCTGCAGAGGCAGCTGTTGCAGCTGCTCAGGCTGCTGCAGAGGTTGTACGTCTCACTAGTGTTACCTGTTCCTCTGGAAGATTGGAGGAAGTTGCAGCTATCAAGATTCAGACTGCATTTCGTGGATACTTG GCAAGGAGAGCATTGCAGGCTTTAAGGGGGTTGGTGAGACTGAAATCATTGATACAAGGGCAATCTGTCAAACACCAAGCAGCTACCACATTAAAATACATGCAGACACTTGCTCATGTACAGTTTCAGATTCGCACAAGGAGAACGAGAATATCAGAGGAGAACCAGGCTCTCCAACGGCAGCTACAACAGAAAAGTGAGAAAGAGCTTGAGAAGTTGAGAAACTCT ATGGTAGAAGACTGGGATGATAGCACACAATCTAAGGAGCAAGTAGAAGCGAAACTACAGAGCAGGCAAGAAGCTGCTATACGAAGAGAAAGGTCGTTGGCTTATGCATTCTCACATCAG CGAATCTTGGCGAATTCCTCTAAATCTGCAAACTCAACATTTATGGATCTGAACAATCCTCATTGGGGTTGGGGTTGGTTAGAGCGTTGGATGGCGGCCCGTCCGTGGGAGAGCCAAAGTACAATGGATCACAGTGACCTTGTATCTGTAAAAAGTGCTGCAAGCCGTGTCATTTCTGTTGGAGAAATCACCAAAGCTTATTCTCGTCGCTATCTTAGCCAAGATAATAAGCCTTCCCCTACTGGCCAAAAATCAAGCCGACCACACAGTCGACAATCCACTTCAACTCCCCCTTCTATGGCACCATCTTTGTCATCTGTAACTGGGAGGAGAAAGCTACAAAGCCCCAAGGGTAGTGGCTGGAGCGGGGACGATGATATGAGAAGTATGCTTAGTGTCCAATCAGATCGCTGCCGGAGGCACAGCATTGGAGGTTCATCATTGAGGGATGATGAGAGCCTTACGAGCTCACCTGCAGTTCCAAGTTACATGGCACCAACACAATCGGCGAAGGCCAGGTCCCGGCTGCCAAGTCCATTAGGATCAGAGAAAAATGGGACACCAGAGAAGGGATCAGCAAGTTCTGTAAAGAAGCGGCTCTCATTCTCAGCCTCCCCAGGTGGACCAAGAATGCATTCTAGTCCTCCTGGTAAGGTGCATTCTACTCCCGTTAAGGACATTGGAGCAGCTTCAGGAGATAACGTTAACAATGATGGGAGCAGGTAG